Genomic segment of Neoarius graeffei isolate fNeoGra1 chromosome 7, fNeoGra1.pri, whole genome shotgun sequence:
CTTAATCTGCTTGTCatcctttgatttttttttaattatgatatTAAAGAATACAGGTCAAAAATAATAGTCGAAATGTTAGCTCAACCTCTTGCCTTTTGGTGACTCTAGAGATACAGACTCCAAATCTGATGAAGTCATTACTTGTAGTATGACCAATGGTCGTAGTCACTGCCGAACCTGATccaggcttgaggcgaaccatatttggttgacttggccagcattgcagcagtagggtggccagttcctttctgcacattctctctctctcacacacacacactcacattcacacctatgggcaatttagagtagcctaactgcacatctttggactggggggggaaaccagagcacccagaggaaacccacgcagacacggggagaacacgcaaactccacacagaaaggcccccgtccaccactgggctcgaacccagaaccttcttgctgtgagatgaccgtgctaatcactgcaacaccgtgccacccatggccAATGCTAAGCCTGTTAAAAGCTAGACGAGCAAAGATGTAGCACACAAATGGTCAGCTTACTTCGACAAGCAATCTCTAAGAAGCAATAAATTGAAAATTATAGGTCACCCTGGTTAATAAATGCAGCTCATATTTGGCGATATCCTCTCAAATCATTTGCTGCAGACTTTCAAGTTTAACGAGAATCCAGCAAAGTCTTCATGAGTTATCCGCACTAATCAAACTCCACCATGGAAGGATTAATTGGCACGTGGTGGTCATATTGTTTGgagatgtcaacttttttttttttatcaagagTTCTACAGATGCAGTGCTAAGTTTTGCATATTAtagaaattaatttaaaatcCAATCAAATGGAAATTTCTTCCAGTCAGATTATTTGggcaaaataaacaaataaaaaaaaaaaaagtctgctatAGGGCCATGATGAGACTGATCAAGGTCCCTTTACTTGCCTGATTTTTGCGTTTCCAGGCCTGATAGCTCCCCATCACAAAACAAGAAAGCTCCAGTAGTGTGTGCTTGGACCCATAACAAATCTTCCAAATTTTATACAAAAATCACATTCACAGATATAAAACAACACAAATATTCAGTTATCATTTACAAGTTGTCTCTATATTAGACAACTTCTGCATTTGAAGACTGGGAGACGTCTACACTAGTAGCTTCCGTATACTACTTTACTATTCCTCTGGATCAAATGTGATTTTTGAGTCAGATTCGACCGAATAGCCAAATACAAAAGCAAAATGTGAAGTGGACTGAGACCACTTTGTTTTCACAAATCAAGTGGACCACAAAATGAACCATAAATGAACCGGTCTGAGAACAGTTCGTCAGTGGGTCATTTTAGAGAAGTCCGAGTTCATCTGTTGTGTTCACGCATGACCAGAAAACggcgagtcatcgatctgagatcAGTCGGGGCACTGAactggaccaagtgtgaaaacacctttAGATTTAAGAGCAACATCTTGTTTTCGtaggatagaaaaaaaaaagtcttttttgTATAAAACAGGAATAGTATAGTACTTTTCTTCATTGCGTTGTAAAGGACATTCCTATGGTCctttctacactttttttttttttgccttaatgCTTCTTCAGTGCTGTATGCGCCATCATGGCATCATTCAGTCCACGATGATTAGTCAAGTGCTCTTTTTTTCTCAGGAGTGCTTTTCACTGACGTTCTCTTCAAGACTTTCTTATCCTTTCAGTTTACCTGCACTTCAGTCGGCTCCTTCTCTTCTTGAACGACAGCTGGTGTGAGCGGGTCATTTAAGGTCATAAACAGAAATGGGACCCTTTTTCATTAAACATGACCCATCTTTACTATGAGCAGTCAAGCAGTCTTTTCCCCCGTAGCTTCATATAACCTCTGTATTTAGTCTCTTTTTCTCCAGCTCAGGGGGCGCAGATGAGTGCAGGAAGCTGATCTTGCAGTCCTGCTGAGTGGCAGCTAAGTGGCGCTGCTGCATGCGACATCGCTGGAATGAATGTTGTTTAGAGGTCGGTGCTCTACAATGACTGCAGGCACAGATATTCTGCCAGTGCCCTCGTAGCACCAGGCCTGCTGTAAGTGCCACCACAGCCAGAGTCAGGCCTCCTAATACCAGCAGGATTATAAAATGTTCCTCCGGGAGTCCTGCTGTTGCACTCTGAGTCACTACCTCCTTTACAGAGATTTTCAGAAGATGGCCCTTATCCCCACTAGTTGTAACACCGTGGGAGTAGTTTCCTGTGGTGAAGGTGTGCGGCTTATTTGGAGTAAAACTGGGTAATTTGGAGAGTTCTGGAAACCCTCCTCCTCCCCAGCCAAAGGAGTCCCTGTGTGGTGCTTGGGTTTGGAGCCCCTTTTGCCCCAATGGAACCTCACAAGTTCGACCTGTGTATCCAGCAGGACACAGGCAGTGAAAGTTGGTGACGCGGTCTATACAGCGGCCTCCATTGAGGCATGGCCGACTGGCACAGTCATCCAGGTTGACAGTGCAGAAGCGGCCTGTGAACCCAGCGGGGCATAGACACGAAAAGCGGTTCACGCCATCCACACAAGTGGCACCATTTGCACAGGGACGCATCAGGCAGTCGTCCATGTTGGTCTCACAGCGAGGTCCTGTGAAGCCGACTAGGCATCGACAAGAGAGCTCTGGTGCAAAGCCACCTCGATCCTCACATAAGCCACCATTCTTACAGGGGGACCTAAGGTACGCCACAGTAGAACAAGAGAAATTGCAAATCTTAATATGTATCCACAGTCTGGGTTTAAACATTTGGAAAATGAATAATGTAAATAGCTAGTCTGATTTATGATGGTTCTGGGTTAATAGTTTAGAAATATTGTATTCCATTTTAATTGAATATTTTTGCAGTGTGAAATATCTACACTGCACAATGCCTCGTTCTTTCAGCACTGCTGTGGTTTCCCTGGAAACCACTTGATGTGCGAGTTTTAATGCACTTGGGGAGAACAGTAGGAGTGTGACTGCAGTCCGCTAGTATTAGCGAGCGCTTACAGGGCCAGCAATGAGCCCATTGAATTACATGATTGCTCTCCAGAGGCATCAAATTGACCAGGCTGTTGCGCAGCTCATGCCAGCGAGTGTAGCTAATTCTGGGCTGATGCAGCAATAAAGCAGGGCCAAAGAAAATGTTTTAATTACAgtcttaaaatgtgtgtgtaaaatTTACCAAGCAATTAAAAGTTTATTGTCATGAAttaaataataaaacaattaagCGTAAAGACATTTGTGCTTTTCATATGTATTATACAATGTCTTGGAAAAATTATTTCAAGATCAACTGAACAGCCTTTAGTTgtacaaccccgtttccaaaaaagttgggacacttttGTAACGTAAATAAACAAAAAGCAATATTTTGCACATCATAGAAAcccatatttcactgaaaatacagtagtacaaagacaatatatccaATGCTGAAACTCTTATTGTGTTTTTGAGAAACATACTCATTTTGAACTTGGTGCCAGCAacgtgtttcaaaaaagttgggacggggcaacaaaagactagaaaagttgtgtaatgctttgaaaaaaaaaaattaggttaactggcgacaggtcagtaacatgattgggtataaaaagagcatcccagagatgcTGAGtctgtcagaagtaaagatggggaggggttcaccgctttgtgaaagactgcgtgggcaaacagtgcaacaatttaagaataacattcctcaatgtaaaattgcaaagaatttggg
This window contains:
- the dlk2 gene encoding protein delta homolog 2 gives rise to the protein MIQRVTLTLLLWGSCGWLISNCEGQELFPPSTIANCSCKLGHGKCAEDGDCRCDPGWGGPFCEDCVRMPGCVHGSCHQPWQCTCLDGWTGRFCNKDVQVCENEKPCQNGATCFLNDAGEYNCLCPEGFHGKNCELKTGPCHKIKSPCKNGGLCEDRGGFAPELSCRCLVGFTGPRCETNMDDCLMRPCANGATCVDGVNRFSCLCPAGFTGRFCTVNLDDCASRPCLNGGRCIDRVTNFHCLCPAGYTGRTCEVPLGQKGLQTQAPHRDSFGWGGGGFPELSKLPSFTPNKPHTFTTGNYSHGVTTSGDKGHLLKISVKEVVTQSATAGLPEEHFIILLVLGGLTLAVVALTAGLVLRGHWQNICACSHCRAPTSKQHSFQRCRMQQRHLAATQQDCKISFLHSSAPPELEKKRLNTEVI